The Enterobacter asburiae sequence TTCAGAGATTGGCGTGCCGGTCTTTATGGCTGACGTGAAGGGCGATTTAACCGGCGTGGCTCAGGAGGGTACTGCTTCTGAAAAACTGCTTGAGAGGCTGAAGAATATTGGCATCAAGAACTGGACGCCGCACGGCAACCCGGTGGTGGTCTGGGATATCTTCGGTGAGAAAGGCCATCCGGTGCGCGCCACCGTCTCCGATCTCGGCCCGCTGCTGCTGGCCCGCCTGCTCAACCTTAACGACGTGCAGTCCGGGGTGCTGAATATCATCTTCCGCATTGCCGACGATCAGGGGCTGCTGCTGCTTGACTTCAAGGATCTGCGAGCCATTACCCAGTATATCGGCGATAACGCCAAATCCTTCCAGAACCAGTACGGCAATATCAGCAGCGCCTCTGTCGGGGCCATTCAGCGTGGGCTTCTGACCCTGGAGCAACAGGGTGCCGAGCACTTCTTCGGCGAGCCGATGCTGGATATCAAAGACTGGATGCGTACCGACAGCAATGGCAAAGGCGTCATCAACATTCTGAGCTCTGAAAAGCTCTACCAGATGCCGAAGCTTTACGCCGCCAGCCTGCTGTGGATGCTCTCCGAACTGTACGAGCAGCTACCGGAAGCGGGCGATCTGGAAAAACCAAAACTGGTCTTCTTCTTCGACGAAGCGCATCTGCTGTTTAACGACGCACCGCAGGTGCTGCTGGATAAAATTGAACAGGTCATCCGCCTGATCCGCTCCAAAGGGGTTGGCGTCTGGTTTGTGTCGCAAAACCCGTCGGATATCCCGGATAACGTGCTTGGCCAGCTCGGTAACCGCGTGCAGCACGCCCTGCGCGCCTTTACGCCGAAGGATCAGAAAGCGGTGAAAGCCGCCGCGCAAACCATGCGTGCCAATCCGGCCTTTGATACCGAAGCGGCGATTCAGGCGCTGGGCACCGGTGAAGCGCTGATCTCGTTCCTTGATGCGAAGGGCAGCCCCTCCATCGTGGAGCGCGCGATGGTGATCGCGCCCTGCTCGCGCATGGGGCCCGTTACTGACGATGAACGTAACGGCCTGATTAACCACTCCCCGGTTTACGGGAAGTACGAAGACGAGGTGGATCGCGAGTCCGCGTTTGAGATGCTGCAAAAAGGGGTGCAGGCGACAACCGAATCGCAGGATGCGCCTGCCGCTAAAGGGCAGTCTGTCGCCGTGGATGACGGTATTCTCGGGGGGCTCAAAGACATCCTGTTCGGCAGTACCGGGCCGCGCGGCGGCAAGCGCGACGGCGTGGTACAGACCATGGCGAAAAGCGCGGCGCGGCAGGTTACCAATCAGATAGTGCGCGGCATGCTGGGAAGTCTGTTAGGGGGACGTCGCCGGTAGACGGGGGACCCAGGGGCGGCCAAGCGCCGCCCCCTGCACGCCATTCTCCTGCAGATAGCGGTCGATTTCCACCATCCCCGTCCAGCGGTTCTCGCACCAGAGCGGTGCCAGAAGCGTTGGACGGCGGGCGCTGGCGGAGATACGGTGGTAAACAATCTCCGGCGGTGTGTGACGAATCATCTCCCCCGCCGTCACCGTATATTCCTCAAGCTCAATACCGCTTAACCGCCCGGCCTTCCAGGCTTTCGCCATAATGCTTCCCGTAACGATATGCAGGGGATGCAGTTTGATGCCGTCCACGCCGGTTTCAACCACCTTTTCCAGCGTCTCCAGGCCGTGCTGTCGACCTTCACCAGGCAAGCCGACAATCAGATGCGAGCAGACTTTTAACCCGCGCTCGCGGGCCAGCCGCGCGGTGCGCTGGTAGCAGGCGAAATCATGTCCACGATTAATGCGGTGCAGGGTTTTGTCATGTGCAGTCTGCAGGCCCAGCTCCAGCCAGATCTCGTAGCCCTGCTCTTTGTACTCGCTGAGCAGATCCAGCACCGCGTCCGGCACGCAGTCCGGGCGCGTGCCAACGCATAGCCCGACAATATTGGCCTGCATGACCGCCTGCTGATACATGGAACGCAGCACCTGCACCTCCGCCCACGTGCTGGTGTAGGCCTGGAAATAGGCCAGATACTGCTTTGCACG is a genomic window containing:
- a CDS encoding DUF853 domain-containing protein yields the protein MSTPLLIARTLEKELYLLPAMANRHGLITGATGTGKTVTLQKLAESLSEIGVPVFMADVKGDLTGVAQEGTASEKLLERLKNIGIKNWTPHGNPVVVWDIFGEKGHPVRATVSDLGPLLLARLLNLNDVQSGVLNIIFRIADDQGLLLLDFKDLRAITQYIGDNAKSFQNQYGNISSASVGAIQRGLLTLEQQGAEHFFGEPMLDIKDWMRTDSNGKGVINILSSEKLYQMPKLYAASLLWMLSELYEQLPEAGDLEKPKLVFFFDEAHLLFNDAPQVLLDKIEQVIRLIRSKGVGVWFVSQNPSDIPDNVLGQLGNRVQHALRAFTPKDQKAVKAAAQTMRANPAFDTEAAIQALGTGEALISFLDAKGSPSIVERAMVIAPCSRMGPVTDDERNGLINHSPVYGKYEDEVDRESAFEMLQKGVQATTESQDAPAAKGQSVAVDDGILGGLKDILFGSTGPRGGKRDGVVQTMAKSAARQVTNQIVRGMLGSLLGGRRR
- a CDS encoding TIGR01212 family radical SAM protein (This family includes YhcC from E. coli K-12, an uncharacterized radical SAM protein.) produces the protein MQLQKLVNMFGGDLLQRYGQKVHKLTLHGGFSCPNRDGTIGRGGCTFCNVASFADEAQQHHSIAEQLAHQASLVNRAKQYLAYFQAYTSTWAEVQVLRSMYQQAVMQANIVGLCVGTRPDCVPDAVLDLLSEYKEQGYEIWLELGLQTAHDKTLHRINRGHDFACYQRTARLARERGLKVCSHLIVGLPGEGRQHGLETLEKVVETGVDGIKLHPLHIVTGSIMAKAWKAGRLSGIELEEYTVTAGEMIRHTPPEIVYHRISASARRPTLLAPLWCENRWTGMVEIDRYLQENGVQGAALGRPWVPRLPATSP